In a genomic window of Pseudoliparis swirei isolate HS2019 ecotype Mariana Trench chromosome 20, NWPU_hadal_v1, whole genome shotgun sequence:
- the sertad3 gene encoding LOW QUALITY PROTEIN: SERTA domain-containing protein 3 (The sequence of the model RefSeq protein was modified relative to this genomic sequence to represent the inferred CDS: inserted 1 base in 1 codon), whose protein sequence is MIIKGQKRKHPPEDVEVSDRSSPTWESQRQFIFSVSLNKYQCGQVLPEPSLRRSVLIANTLRLISVEASMAPSVDMEVSQPPCSSSSALQESILTGGAAAKHHSAVMYSDSQPALVSCPPLSLDCTSNCATSRSPANCNLGTLNAPLSVKDEDEDWGSMSTESDCSLSAAISSILTALDSILDGGPQVAPRTPLRSLENLSGPCDGGVGWVKQRVRSYSGSWEQQVESSDLFQDIDTSLLERDMGVLGLRGSGGGYQAGDDFYQYLPTFSYSSXPPHRFSLSLNQDLKCLPSFSSFSPLSSSPASSPSLS, encoded by the exons ATGATCATCAAGGGGCAGAAGCGCAAACATCCACCGGAGGACGTGGAGGTTTCCGACAGGAGCAGCCCGACCTGGGAGAGCCAGCGCCAGTTCATCTTCTCGGTCTCCCTGAACAAGTACCAGTGTGGCCAGGTGCTGCCTGAACCCAGCCTGCGGCGGTCTGTCCTCATAGCCAACACTCTGCGGCTGATCAGCGTGGAGGCTTCTATGGCGCCCTCTGTAGACATGGAGGTGTCACAACCGCCTTGTAGCTCTTCATCTGCCCTCCAGGAGAGTATTTTGACCGGAGGCGCTGCAGCAAAGCATCACTCTGCAGTGATGTATTCTGACAGCCAACCAGCTCTCGTCAGCTGCCCTCCGCTTTCTTTAGATTGCACGTCAAATTGCGCGACAAGTAGGTCTCCTGCAAACTGCAACTTGGGTACATTAAATGCCCCTCTGTCTGTTAAAGACGAAGATGAGGACTGGGGCTCGATGTCCACAGAGTCCGATTGCTCCCTCTCAGCTGCCATCTCCTCCATTCTCACCGCGCTGGACTCCATCCTTGATGGGGGCCCACAGGTAGCTCCACGTACACCTCTCAGGTCCTTGGAGAACCTGTCGGGGCCCTGCGATGGCGGAGTGGGGTGGGTGAAACAGCGAGTCAGAAGTTATTCGGGAAGCTGGGAGCAGCAGGTAGAGTCTAGCGATCTGTTCCAGGATATCGACACATCCCTGCTGGAGAGGGACATGGGTGTGCTTGGGCTCAGAGGCAGTGGAGGTGGATACCAGGCTGGGGATGACTTTTACCAGTATCTGCCGACTTTCTCctattcct tccctccacaccgcttctccctctctctcaaccAGGATCTGAAGTGCCTGCCTTCGTTCTCCTCCTTCAGCCCAttgtcatcctcacctgcttCTTCACCGTCTCTTTCTTAG